GCATATCATTAAGGGCAGATAAATACTTAAGTATTCGGTTTTACAACCCTTTATTCCCTGTTATCCATTATCCAGGTGGACTTTTCGCAACTGCTGGCTGCGATGAACACCCACGCCCGCCTGAAGCCCGTGGATTTGCTGTACGTGAACAACTCCACGATCTCCGAGTTGCCCAATGCCGTTTTCAGCAATTTGAGCCTGCACAATGTGCAGCTCTCCAGCTGCGGCATCCAGAGCATTGCGACGGGCGCCTTCAAGGGGCAGGAGTCGGTGCTGCGGAATCTCAATCTGCAGGACAATCTGCTGGCCGACGTGCCAGTGGAGGCGCTCAAGGTGCTGGGCAAGCTGAACCTGCTGGATTTGTCCAAAAATCAGCTCACTCACATTCCCGACGACGCCTTCGTGGGCCTGACCAAGCTCTCCACCCTCAAGCTCAACGATAACAATGTCACCCTGGCCAGCAACGCATTCAGGGGCCTGGAGCAGAGCCTCAAGAACCTGAATCTGAAGGGCACCAAGCAGCGAAAGGTGCCGGAAAGCATCAGGGGTCTGAAGAGTCTGGCCTTCCTGGATCTCTCCCAGAATGGCATCAAGGAACTGCCGGGAGCGGGCGGCATTCGGGTGTTCGATGGTCTGGACGCTCTCACGGCCCTGAATCTGGAGCGGAATCTCATCCAGAGCATTGGCGAAACGGCATTTGCGGGCGTGCGAAAAACACTGAGCTCGCTGAGTTTGCTTAACAATCTGCTGGCGGAATTTCCCATTGGCGCTGTGCACTCGCTGAAGGAGCTGCGTGTGCTGGACATTGGCTTCAATCTGCTGACCAGCCTGCCGGAGGCCGCCTTCCGGGGCAATCCGGGCATCACGCTGCTGGCCCTGGACGGAAATCCACTGAGCAGCGTGCCCGAAGGCGCCTTCGCCCACCTGAATGCCACACTCCGCGGACTCTCCCTCGGCGGCAGGTTCCTCCACTGCGACTGCAAGCTGCGCTGGGTGGCCGAGTGGATTCGCAACGGCGACTTGCAGGTGAGTGGATGACACCCCCTTTAAAACACAATCGAGATTCGGAACTGGCTGCCACACAAGTCTTATCAAATAAAGTCTAACCAATCTTCAATTTGCTGAGAGGCCAAACTCTTTGAAGTTCCAAACTTCTACATAAATACTTAATGGACTAGTTGCCCGATTTTCCTTATGTAATTCAATGATTTAAACTTGATTCAATTTGATGCTGCTACCAAGAATTCcttcaataaatataaacgaCAAATTCCAGCATCCCTTGCTCGCACATTTTAGTAGCTTGCCTCGTTGTTGATAAAACTTGTTGTCAAATGGGCCATTTCCGATTGGATCTGTTTGCCAACTTGCCAACGTTCGTTTCATTAactgtgttttggttttggccacaTGCCCTTAGGTTACATCGCGCGAACGGAATCCCCAGTTCTGCGGCACCCCACCACGCTTCCGGGACCGAGGCTTCTACTCCATTCAGCCGGAGGAGCTGAGCTGCCCGGACATTGCCGATGCGGCCCTCCGCGGACCCGTCGGCCTCGCCGATAACCTGAAGCCCACCCTGCCATCTTCACCCGACTCCGTGGAATATGAAACTGACACGGGCACCGGCACGGGTACAGTGGGCACTGGCACTgacactggcactggcacggCAGCCTCGGCTCCGGTGACCAGCAGTGTGAGCAGCTCCACCTCGACAACGACACCCACAACAACCACGACGACAACCACAGCGGAGCCAACGACCAGGAGGAGCACGGTGAGTGGGCGGGCAGGTGATAAAAGCGGGCGGCATCGTTAAGTTAACAATTGCggcgaaataaaatgcaaaaaaaaagacggGAGTATATCAAGGTGGCATAAAGTGTTCTCGCCTCCACTTTGTCAAATAAATCAAGCGACATTATTCGCACTCGGTTGATGGTTCACTCTTTAAGTACTCTGGCATcaaacatacaaatttaatCGCGCTTTAAGAGTaatcttttgaatttatacaaattcCTTTACCAACTCCAACAGACTCGTCCGCCGACCAAGTCGACTACAACGATATCGGCCAGCACAGCCGCGCCAGCTGCCAGTGCGCCGGTGAATGGAACGGGCACAGTTCAGGCCACCTCCATCACGAcgagcagcagctcctcctcctcctcctccacgtcCACGGCCACGGGTCACGGTAATGGCAAGCAGGCGCCGGGCTGGCGCCAAGGAGTgaccaatggcaatggcaatggtgCGGGAGCAGGAGGCCTCCACAAGCCGCAGAGGCCACCACTGGTGCTGGGCTATCCACCGCAG
This genomic stretch from Drosophila teissieri strain GT53w chromosome 2L, Prin_Dtei_1.1, whole genome shotgun sequence harbors:
- the LOC122611790 gene encoding leucine-rich repeat and fibronectin type-III domain-containing protein 3 isoform X1, with amino-acid sequence MRPGRTTTASPAASTPLLLLLLLPLILGRLHVAHAQCPWQRDVPDLQTSCICAYNLGRELSVQCDQVDFSQLLAAMNTHARLKPVDLLYVNNSTISELPNAVFSNLSLHNVQLSSCGIQSIATGAFKGQESVLRNLNLQDNLLADVPVEALKVLGKLNLLDLSKNQLTHIPDDAFVGLTKLSTLKLNDNNVTLASNAFRGLEQSLKNLNLKGTKQRKVPESIRGLKSLAFLDLSQNGIKELPGAGGIRVFDGLDALTALNLERNLIQSIGETAFAGVRKTLSSLSLLNNLLAEFPIGAVHSLKELRVLDIGFNLLTSLPEAAFRGNPGITLLALDGNPLSSVPEGAFAHLNATLRGLSLGGRFLHCDCKLRWVAEWIRNGDLQVTSRERNPQFCGTPPRFRDRGFYSIQPEELSCPDIADAALRGPVGLADNLKPTLPSSPDSVEYETDTGTGTGTVGTGTDTGTGTAASAPVTSSVSSSTSTTTPTTTTTTTTAEPTTRRSTTRPPTKSTTTISASTAAPAASAPVNGTGTVQATSITTSSSSSSSSSTSTATGHGNGKQAPGWRQGVTNGNGNGAGAGGLHKPQRPPLVLGYPPQRGTRIDDANEVQVKHAFRQDSSVIIQWDSDTANILGFRVVYRLFGEKAFKQGPPLESSEREFKIKNVPAQECIIVCVISLEELHVTPETVPYQQCREVRTVASQASNMDKITIAASAAICGTIIVAVIVFIAASRRSRKLQSSQQKSPLPIGGLPVNCCGPTGSPGPLGSIATLSAFNNHKEWDQVSAYSGRSIPRPRIYPVEQPDDMRSHFSGMPGKVGKSRYSQAGSTHTLNNYCDTSDNWTDHDMDIYMARNPTTRNGLVPL
- the LOC122611790 gene encoding uncharacterized protein LOC122611790 isoform X2, which translates into the protein MRPGRTTTASPAASTPLLLLLLLPLILGRLHVAHAQCPWQRDVPDLQTSCICAYNLGRELSVQCDQVDFSQLLAAMNTHARLKPVDLLYVNNSTISELPNAVFSNLSLHNVQLSSCGIQSIATGAFKGQESVLRNLNLQDNLLADVPVEALKVLGKLNLLDLSKNQLTHIPDDAFVGLTKLSTLKLNDNNVTLASNAFRGLEQSLKNLNLKGTKQRKVPESIRGLKSLAFLDLSQNGIKELPGAGGIRVFDGLDALTALNLERNLIQSIGETAFAGVRKTLSSLSLLNNLLAEFPIGAVHSLKELRVLDIGFNLLTSLPEAAFRGNPGITLLALDGNPLSSVPEGAFAHLNATLRGLSLGGRFLHCDCKLRWVAEWIRNGDLQVTSRERNPQFCGTPPRFRDRGFYSIQPEELSCPDIADAALRGPVGLADNLKPTLPSSPDSVEYETDTGTGTGTVGTGTDTGTGTAASAPVTSSVSSSTSTTTPTTTTTTTTAEPTTRRSTTRPPTKSTTTISASTAAPAASAPVNGTGTVQATSITTSSSSSSSSSTSTATGHGNGKQAPGWRQGVTNGNGNGAGAGGLHKPQRPPLVLGYPPQRGTRIDDANEVQVKHAFRQDSSVIIQWDSDTANILGFRVVYRLFGEKAFKQGPPLESSEREFKIKNVPAQECIIVCVISLEELHVTPETVPYQQCREVRTVASQASNMDKITIAASAAICGTIIVAVIVFIAASRRSRKLQSSQQKSPLPIGGLPVNCCGPTGSPGPLGSIATLSAFNNHKEWDQVSAYSGRSIPRPRIYPVEQPDDMRSHFSGMPGKVGKSRSLADGQSQHSFSNNSHRGYLGSAFPSNLVNSRPELRQSRQSLAAASERMSRASYAGSIHGGNGGGGGLGGNGGGGGGNGLPVSSLMAMSGMVGGGGPASIASSARRSRPRSRSREQLNTTHIHNHRPGSRYSQAGSTHTLNNYCDTSDNWTDHDMDIYMARNPTTRNGLVPL